One genomic region from Spirosoma sp. KCTC 42546 encodes:
- a CDS encoding DUF6706 family protein has protein sequence MATVREYVTDTLGQYGYELSKVKMDVLLMRVDADDNTVLSKTTLIQAEQAIVYAIPELLPRDDVTEGGLSLKRNVEGVKTYYNQLCARNGFVNELAEAAPTVSDASFLW, from the coding sequence ATGGCAACAGTTCGGGAATATGTAACGGATACACTTGGACAGTACGGTTACGAACTCTCCAAGGTAAAAATGGATGTGCTCCTGATGCGAGTGGATGCGGACGATAACACCGTTCTAAGCAAAACCACGCTTATACAGGCAGAACAGGCCATCGTCTACGCTATTCCTGAACTGTTACCCCGTGATGATGTGACCGAAGGCGGCTTGTCATTGAAGCGCAATGTAGAGGGTGTAAAAACCTACTACAATCAGCTGTGCGCCCGGAATGGCTTTGTCAATGAACTGGCTGAGGCAGCACCAACGGTTTCTGATGCCTCATTCCTATGGTAG
- a CDS encoding major capsid protein: protein METSLFLQWVAKYLPGITIRIVETLNGTNNPLTYLHRSMLREDLSVTGKWEAINTANTAIMADVVAMDSSLPLKKRDSISKANGDIPKLGMKLQLNERQLTDLDTLVATGASDQQIVAKLFADTPKVITGVYERCEEMFLRGLSTGVTLIEDTENVGTGIRIDYGYASANKFGVAVLWSSASTATPFDDIQRILDKASADGNTITVCMLDRSAFNNLVNTTQAKQLFAFSQSFVGSAIPAPSLSQMNSFVSDRYGFTFQIVERSVRYEKNGTQTAVKPWATGAAVFLTSTQVGTLVYAKLAEEGHPVTNVTYQKAGNFILVSKYRKNDPLAEFTSSQARVVPVISNVDQIYLLDSTTVQS, encoded by the coding sequence ATGGAGACATCGTTATTTCTTCAATGGGTTGCCAAATACCTCCCCGGCATTACCATTCGGATCGTTGAAACGCTCAACGGTACCAACAACCCACTGACGTACCTGCACCGGAGCATGCTTCGGGAAGATCTGTCAGTAACCGGCAAATGGGAGGCCATCAACACGGCTAACACCGCGATTATGGCGGATGTGGTGGCGATGGATTCGTCGTTACCGCTCAAAAAGCGTGACTCGATCAGCAAGGCCAACGGAGACATTCCTAAGCTGGGTATGAAGTTGCAACTCAACGAGCGGCAACTAACCGATCTGGATACGCTGGTGGCTACGGGTGCATCTGATCAGCAGATTGTGGCCAAGCTGTTTGCCGATACCCCGAAGGTCATTACCGGCGTATACGAGCGCTGCGAAGAAATGTTTCTGCGGGGTCTGTCAACGGGGGTTACCCTGATTGAAGACACGGAGAACGTGGGTACAGGTATTCGGATTGATTATGGGTACGCAAGCGCCAATAAGTTCGGTGTGGCTGTATTGTGGTCGTCGGCTTCGACGGCAACCCCGTTCGATGATATCCAACGCATTCTGGATAAAGCCAGTGCGGATGGTAATACCATCACGGTCTGCATGCTGGACCGGTCAGCGTTCAATAACCTGGTCAACACCACGCAGGCAAAACAGCTCTTCGCCTTCTCGCAGAGTTTTGTGGGTTCGGCTATTCCGGCTCCGTCGCTTAGCCAGATGAATTCGTTTGTCTCGGATCGCTACGGCTTTACCTTCCAGATCGTCGAGCGTTCGGTTCGCTACGAAAAGAACGGTACCCAAACGGCGGTGAAGCCCTGGGCAACCGGCGCGGCTGTATTCCTAACCTCGACCCAGGTAGGTACGCTTGTGTATGCCAAACTAGCAGAAGAAGGTCATCCCGTGACGAACGTGACGTATCAGAAAGCGGGCAACTTCATACTGGTATCGAAGTATCGGAAGAACGATCCATTGGCGGAGTTCACCTCCTCCCAGGCGCGTGTGGTTCCGGTTATCTCCAACGTCGATCAAATCTATTTGCTCGATTCAACGACTGTTCAGTCTTAA
- a CDS encoding DUF3450 domain-containing protein, giving the protein MIPFALGQIGLGLTAVFGISIAHITNQFRVRPPWYVTVLIWLVSVMAVFALSDPLVFPRIDYLPLVAYLFRFVVGLFALAFFVRLRFSRGRPLPKTVVSRLNHLITYGCAAIVVIVLGYWQYGDRLDSNHKFSSLQREVRTNQRMMVRDTQQTANLQRTIDRQNLQMVAYQAQIKNLNDQLAGSNVQLRQLTNVVATLSRYIKLIGRQQSTLHQDIGDIKSAQGPQKLPPPAPKVWALPPDRVQPFGPKRKP; this is encoded by the coding sequence ATGATCCCTTTCGCACTTGGACAGATCGGACTAGGCCTGACGGCCGTATTTGGCATTTCCATTGCCCACATCACCAACCAGTTCCGCGTTCGACCGCCCTGGTACGTCACGGTCCTGATCTGGCTGGTATCGGTTATGGCCGTGTTTGCTCTATCGGATCCGCTGGTATTTCCCCGGATTGATTATTTACCCCTGGTCGCCTACCTGTTTCGGTTTGTGGTGGGACTCTTTGCGCTGGCCTTCTTTGTTCGGCTTCGCTTCAGTCGGGGCAGACCCTTGCCCAAGACAGTGGTTTCTAGGCTCAATCACCTCATCACTTACGGCTGTGCAGCTATTGTTGTCATTGTACTGGGCTACTGGCAGTACGGGGACCGGCTGGACTCGAACCATAAGTTCAGTAGCCTGCAACGGGAAGTCAGAACCAATCAGCGCATGATGGTCCGGGATACCCAACAGACGGCCAACCTGCAACGCACCATCGACCGGCAAAACCTTCAGATGGTAGCTTATCAGGCACAGATCAAGAATCTGAATGATCAACTGGCGGGCTCCAATGTTCAGCTTAGGCAACTAACCAATGTAGTCGCTACACTGAGCCGCTACATCAAGCTCATCGGTCGTCAACAATCAACGCTCCATCAGGACATCGGCGATATCAAATCCGCGCAGGGGCCACAGAAACTACCGCCACCTGCCCCCAAAGTATGGGCTTTGCCACCCGACCGGGTGCAACCTTTTGGACCTAAACGAAAGCCTTAA
- a CDS encoding D-Ala-D-Ala carboxypeptidase family metallohydrolase, whose product MPPTQFYDFGHWLTFNESVKSATAIRKGIANIPTPLIYANMVKVYKDFYEPLCEQFGKLPVSSFYRSPALNAAIGGASKSAHMYGCAIDIDCDSLPLVTNLQVFNWARAHLKFDQLILENPDAHNNPAWVHVAHNRDGQPDRNQVLKMIWVKGKQIYQAI is encoded by the coding sequence ATGCCGCCAACCCAGTTCTATGATTTCGGCCACTGGCTAACCTTCAACGAGTCGGTCAAATCCGCTACGGCCATTCGTAAAGGGATTGCCAATATACCAACGCCGTTGATTTATGCCAACATGGTGAAGGTCTACAAAGACTTTTACGAGCCCCTTTGTGAGCAATTTGGCAAACTACCGGTATCGTCGTTTTACCGGTCCCCTGCTCTGAATGCGGCCATTGGTGGAGCATCCAAATCAGCCCACATGTACGGCTGCGCCATCGACATTGATTGTGATAGTTTACCGCTGGTCACCAATCTGCAAGTATTCAACTGGGCGCGGGCTCACCTCAAGTTCGATCAGCTGATTCTGGAGAATCCTGATGCGCATAACAATCCCGCCTGGGTGCATGTGGCCCATAACCGCGATGGCCAGCCGGATCGTAATCAGGTGCTGAAAATGATCTGGGTGAAGGGCAAACAAATTTATCAGGCTATTTGA
- a CDS encoding terminase small subunit — translation MTDIQRRFVEEYTKDCKGAAAAIRAGYSKATAKQTAWELKQDPEIQVAIKERLALLTMTADEATKHISDIAGTRLNQFMVIKKVLRREMVRKPLKAIIKELEAKIAFEEEYAHLADLDKKEQIKHKAIQKERERDLIRLKLELKEKPKAYRDVEGEPQWVERAELDLVALAKAEEEGNIFELSFTEFGPKVKMYSAADAMETILKLNGKLINRHDHTNNGKSFGDYLMES, via the coding sequence ATGACGGACATCCAGAGACGATTTGTCGAAGAATATACGAAAGATTGCAAGGGGGCAGCGGCAGCGATTCGGGCAGGGTATAGCAAAGCCACAGCCAAACAAACTGCGTGGGAACTCAAGCAAGATCCAGAGATTCAGGTGGCAATCAAAGAACGATTAGCGCTACTCACCATGACCGCTGATGAGGCTACCAAGCACATCAGTGACATTGCGGGTACACGGCTAAATCAGTTCATGGTGATCAAAAAGGTTCTTCGCCGGGAAATGGTTCGCAAGCCCCTGAAGGCGATCATTAAAGAACTTGAAGCCAAGATAGCCTTTGAAGAGGAGTATGCACACCTGGCCGACCTCGACAAAAAAGAGCAGATAAAACACAAAGCCATTCAGAAAGAGCGGGAACGGGATCTGATCCGATTAAAGCTTGAACTCAAGGAAAAGCCCAAGGCCTACCGGGACGTCGAGGGCGAACCTCAGTGGGTGGAACGGGCCGAACTGGACCTGGTAGCGCTGGCCAAAGCCGAAGAGGAGGGCAACATCTTTGAGTTATCGTTCACCGAGTTTGGCCCCAAAGTAAAAATGTATTCCGCAGCGGATGCCATGGAAACGATTCTAAAACTTAATGGCAAGCTGATCAATCGGCACGATCATACCAATAACGGCAAATCCTTTGGGGATTATTTAATGGAATCATGA